The following coding sequences are from one Diadema setosum chromosome 9, eeDiaSeto1, whole genome shotgun sequence window:
- the LOC140232825 gene encoding uncharacterized protein, whose protein sequence is MFSGLSEYLFGSSSSSSTLDQSSATDDRQDGPIQETETDDDWVLVDVTNEGDSPSPRRSPRRAGAKDGFQSRPQPIPSKPHRMEESWFITPPPCFTAGGHSPQQLATSPMEDLLIEHPSMSVYHQPSQRGVVTRRQLHHHHHHHTQRPKPTRTVAKRSHNLRVRNAKPPRRAAVVAARVGIEQSANAAAVQEQQQARRHQQRLVSRSKLERHNKAHHQQSASSRRHYRHNSLSSGRHSGAIYKQPR, encoded by the exons ATGTTCAGTGGTCTGAGCGAGTACCTGTTTGGgagcagcagcagtagcagcacCCTGGATCAGTCCTCGGCAACGGACGACAGGCAAGACGGCCCCATCCAGGAGACGGAGACCGACGACGACTGGGTGCTCGTCGATGTCACCA ATGAGGGTGATTCTCCTAGTCCCCGAAGGTCTCCAAGGAGGGCGGGGGCTAAAGATGGCTTCCAGTCCCGCCCCCAGCCGATACCCAGCAAGCCCCATCGAATGGAAGAGAGCTGGTTCATCACCCCACCCCCGTGCTTCACTGCGGGGGGTCACTCTCCCCAACAGCTGGCGACTAGCCCCATGGAGGATCTGCTTATAGAGCACCCGAGTATGTCGGTCTACCACCAGCCAAGTCAACGAGGCGTTGTCACCAGGAGGCAGctgcaccaccaccaccaccaccacacccAGCGGCCGAAACCCACCAGAACTGTTGCCAAACGCTCCCACAACCTGCGGGTGCGCAATGCCAAGCCCCCGCGACGTGCGGCCGTGGTGGCGGCCCGCGTGGGCATCGAGCAGTCGGCCAATGCGGCCGCCGTGCAGGAACAGCAGCAGGCCAGGCGGCACCAGCAGCGCCTGGTGAGCCGCAGCAAGCTGGAGCGCCACAACAAGGCGCACCACCAACAGAGTGCCTCCTCCCGCCGTCACTACCGGCACAACTCGCTCAGCAGTGGACGCCACTCTGGCGCCATCTACAAGCAGCCCCGTTGA